The sequence ATGGAAGAACATTTTAGTGGTAATGGTAAGGAGAAGGATCTCAGTCTCACCCATTTGCCACAAACAGTAATGATGGATTTTCAGTCCCATTctaccaaatattttattttattttttttattaagaaattacgtgaaattataatattacaaaatctagtaaaaaaaaattaaaagggtGGGAGAAGCATGCATCATCATTGGTCCCATTGTGACCATAGATTTGGAGTTGTATAAAATCTTTcctaataattattttactattatGATTGAATACCATTGTAAgtaatttttagttttcttctCTGATTGATAAAGTAgttgtatttttaaaacatggaaatgtttaatatttggtaaaataataaaataatcaatttttgagaaaatttaagaataatttctGAAAACAGTAATATCCaaatttgtgttttaaaatTGTAGGAGAGTAGAACTTGGAAAACAGAACATTAAAATGGAGTCAAAtttggtgtgtgtgtgtgtgtatatatatagtgGAAGAAGAGAAGATGAATGAATTATAGGGGCATAAATGATTTGGGTTATTGTTATTGAAGTGTTTTTTGGCCTGTCATCCGAGTCCCGATAAGAGCAACACTCAATCTCTTGCTTCATTCCAAAACCCACGTAGGGAGAGTGTTGCAGGCACAGAAAGTTTTCTTAGCTTCAAGTTATACGATCCCCTTCTTGTAAgtctcttctttcttcttctccttctttctttctttctttctttccttcctatAACTATTTCTATTTGATTGCCACAGCATCTTTCCTATGTTGATTGAAGTGTTTTCTGTGTTTTAAGGCCTTGGATTCCTTTTTTGACATCTGGGTTTGTTtcactttctcttttctctGTGTTTCCTTTTCTGGCCACTCTTCAATCTTTCTTGTTTGTGCATGATACTTATTTCGCTTTTTCTTAACTGGGTTTCTTTCACGCTTTCTGATTGCATCAACTCCTTTTCTGTTTGGTAAAGGACacctacttttcttttcttttctttttttcccccttccCTGTTTCGTTTTTCAAACTTTCGTGCTCTCacctttttgggtttttgttgtGGTTCTTGGACGTCTCTTCAATAGTGCTTTCATTGGTAATAAACTTCATGTACTCGACTCGTTTCTGGTATTAAGATGTATAACTGTTGTTTTAACTTGAGAATTTGTTTTGCCCCTTCTGTTTGCTTGGGCTTTTAATGTTTGCccaagaaaatatcttttatataactTGTGAATTCGTGTTGCTCCTTCTATTTGCTTGGGCTTTTAATGATTGCCCAAGTAAAAATTTTTATACACAAGTGTTGTTTTAACTTTGTGAATTTGTTTTGCTTggggttttaatattttcctatgcACTGTTTCACTAAAGAGAACACAATTTTCTGGTGATTGTTTGCCGAGAAAAGGTaggaaagaaagtgaaaaaaacttacaaaaacCTCTCGACTGAACCTATTATAAGTATGTTGCTCAGTTCGGATGAGATTTAAGTTTTTTGAGACCAGAACAACTAGAACATAAGATTGaaatttttgctttcattttcttttcctctttgttttcaGCTCATAGTTTCCCTCTAATTGGATATTCTGTTTCATGCATTTTGCTGTTCGGTTTCCTTGTTTTGGTTGCAGATTCAATGAAGGTCTTGAGTAAAAAGCTGTCTGTTCAATTGCtacattttatcaaataccttgaTTTGTTTTAACTGTAATGGGTTTTGGTTTTCAGGATTTCTGGTGAAGGAGAAGGAATTGGTAAGGGATTCCTAGGATCTGGTTTAGTTTATTTCCTCCAATTATAGTGGAATTGTATTTTGGTTAGATGGGGGATCATTTTGTATTGCTTGTGGATCGTTTGCTTACCGAGTCTACCCTTGAAGCTGCTATCGAAAGCAGAAACCGGTTAATGCAAGCCTCAGTCTCAGCAATTGCTGATACAAAGGTTGATTGCAAGTCGCATAAGATGGATTTCAAACATGGGTCATCTCCAAGGAAACTGGTGGAATGCAGGATATGCCAGGATGAGGATGAAGATTCAAATATGGAGACACCCTGCTCCTGCTGTGGTAGCTTGAAGGTTAGTTGtgcttcaaattatttattgttgtgtctttattcattaaattattagttttgaaatttatattagttaaatttgtattttaaaagtCCAAGAActgatgatttttctttttagcttGTCTACATAATCTTTGAGGGTCAAGTTTCCAATTTGACTACATTGTTGTCTTGTCTTCTAGGAATTTAGTATTTTATGCCACACCTAGTTTGTTTGTGTTGTGAAACGTCGTTATCTTGATGATTGTAAGATAAACCCTGCTTTTGGTTACTCCTCCTTTCTTTGATGATTAGAGTGTAAGACATATTGCTGCAGAATGCagatcatttaattttattggtttcattattttcatcttaATGGGCTCAAGTAAAAGCCTTCGGCTTCATTCAATTTTGTCAAGAAATTTCTTTAGAAAACTATCGCCATTCTTGTGTTCATGTCACAAATTCTTCTGCAGATAACGAATTCTGTAGTCCTCCAATTTGATGGACTGGGTTTCCCACAGGTTGGAAAGTAGCCCTGCTGTCCATATCTAATTCACCTCATATTATGTGATGCTCAAATATTAACTCACTGAAATCATAAGCATCGTATAAACAAGTGTACACCGCATTTAATGGCATTGATGGCCTCCTCATTTCATGTTCAGACAAATGGAGACTTTCTGTTTGTTAGACCTATAAACATGATCTATCAAAACTAGTTTGAATCCTCAGGCAAAtgttttaatttccaaaatagTGCCTAAGTCTTCTACTTTTTGGTCATTTACACATGGTGTAGCATGAAGACATTAATATCAGTGGATGGATCATTTTACTTCTCTACTCTTCAATCCAGTTGTTTTTAGGGTCTAACCATGAAAATATTTCTTGACTTGAATATGGTGTGTGTGAAAACCTGCAACGAAAAAACCAAATGATGTTCTGTTCATCaggttatttgaaaatgggattgCATCTATACTCCTGGGGTTATTTAAATCTACTTGTTTAAATGTTTCTGTGCAACAAATACTTATCTTATTGATTCAATTACTAAGAAATATATTGAGTAAAGACGTGCTCTTCTTAATTTTTGCAGTATGCTCACCGCAGTTGTGTACAGAGGTGGTGTAATGAGAAGGGCAACACCATGTGTGAGATATGCCAGGAGGTGGATTATTCTCTtcttcattccatttcttatctgtttaattttctttctgtTCCATGTAATAAATCTATTTTATCATGAACTCTCAAAAATGTATCTGTAACCATTTTAGGCTCTATACTTTGAAATGTGTGAATTTCAGCAATTCAAGCCAGGTTATACAGCACCACCTCCACTGTTTCAATTTCGGGGTATTCCAATAAATTTGAGGTACTTTTGATCAAACATTTCTTTGGTCTATATTTTCACTGTTACTAATCTGGGACCTTCATGTTGGTTTTCGTTTATTcgtttagttatttatttatttatttttccaatagAACTTAAAAATGTGCTTCCATGATCTTTATAAGGGGAAATTGGGAGATTTCCAGGGGAGAGTTGAATAATCCCCGGTTTATAGCAATGGTTTCTACAGACCGTAATTTCCTGGATCCTGATTACAATGAGTTTACAACTTCTACTTCAAGAGGCATGATGTGTTGTCGTTCAGTTGCCATCATTGTaatctcctctctctctctctctctctctctctctctctctgtgccAACTTTGAACTGTATCTAGATAAGAGTTTGAAACTTTCTAGTTGAACTTTAGCTTATGTGAAAAAATAGGAATACACtgtaaggagaaaaaaaatagctttGGATAACATTCATGTATAGAAGGTAAAGAACCTCCATGTATCCTATTGGTGTTTACCATCATAAGCAATCGACTACATTAATCTCTACCAGTTACATTGAGGGAATGAACAACTTGGTAGGTTGAGAATGAGACAGGGATTGGAAATATAAAGAGATTAACAGAGACAGAAACAACAAAGACACGCACACATGCATATATTTAACTAGGCAGAGGAGATGAATTTCTGATTACAGCAAGTTTTCCATCCTCATTTCTTTCATCATGCAGTTCATGGTTCTTCTGATTTTGCGGCATACTCTACCTGTCATGATTAATGGAGCCGAGGAGTATACTTTCCCATTATTCATGGTGAGATAAACTTGCTTACTATTTTCATTTGGTATAAGACAGTTTGAAGCTtgaacttgcaaaatggagatTTAACCTTTCTACTTTGACAGTTGGTACTATTGCGAACTGCTGGGATTATCCTGCCAATCTACATCATGCTGAGAGCAGTCACTGCTATCCAGCGACGCCGGCGCCAACTGGTGGGTTCCCATTAACCCTTCTCATTTTTTCTCTAGTTAAAAAATTCTTCCAAACAACTTCAGTTagttatttcattattttttcccGACACTTAGGACCCTCCTACTCCATATGCTTCAACCGATGAAGAAACTGAGCAGCCAGCCCTGCAGCCTCAGACTCACATCATCCATGTTCCCTGAAATTGGTATAAAGCAGCCTTGACAAATTCATTTCATGGATAGAATTTAAATGTTGGCTTAAATGAATAACATTTGCTAGTCTTTACTCTGATCTTGTATTTCCGCTTAATTTTTCACATACAGTTCCCAACACCAGTGACCAATTATTTCATCAGGAAAGGAAATTTGGAAAGTGAAGATACTTCTGGAGAATGATGGAAGGATTATTGTTTTCCAAAGAAAAAGATGTACCTTTTGTCATCTCTACAATCAACAAGCAACACTCCCATGTAGATGGATGTTGGTCAAGTTTCAATTGAGTTGTGGGTTTTATGATTCAAGTGGTTCAGTTGCTGCTCATTAGGTGAAACTCTGTACAGTCCATGTGTATATGAATAGTTATTACTAAAGAACAATACAAGCAAGCAAGCAAGCAAAGGAAATATTATCCATATACCTTTTACTGAAAATACCTGTTTGGCATTCATTCCCAAGTATTCCTTCcaatttgtttttgtattttatcaGCATTATGACATCATTAATGAGAA is a genomic window of Vitis riparia cultivar Riparia Gloire de Montpellier isolate 1030 chromosome 1, EGFV_Vit.rip_1.0, whole genome shotgun sequence containing:
- the LOC117916407 gene encoding uncharacterized protein LOC117916407 isoform X1; its protein translation is MGDHFVLLVDRLLTESTLEAAIESRNRLMQASVSAIADTKVDCKSHKMDFKHGSSPRKLVECRICQDEDEDSNMETPCSCCGSLKYAHRSCVQRWCNEKGNTMCEICQEQFKPGYTAPPPLFQFRGIPINLRGNWEISRGELNNPRFIAMVSTDRNFLDPDYNEFTTSTSRGMMCCRSVAIIFMVLLILRHTLPVMINGAEEYTFPLFMLVLLRTAGIILPIYIMLRAVTAIQRRRRQLDPPTPYASTDEETEQPALQPQTHIIHVP
- the LOC117916407 gene encoding uncharacterized protein LOC117916407 isoform X2; this encodes MQASVSAIADTKVDCKSHKMDFKHGSSPRKLVECRICQDEDEDSNMETPCSCCGSLKYAHRSCVQRWCNEKGNTMCEICQEQFKPGYTAPPPLFQFRGIPINLRGNWEISRGELNNPRFIAMVSTDRNFLDPDYNEFTTSTSRGMMCCRSVAIIFMVLLILRHTLPVMINGAEEYTFPLFMLVLLRTAGIILPIYIMLRAVTAIQRRRRQLDPPTPYASTDEETEQPALQPQTHIIHVP